Proteins encoded by one window of Geobacter sp. DSM 9736:
- a CDS encoding PAS domain S-box protein encodes MGTGSRRERRLENEAQEALRKNQEQMRLLQKIGGLGFFEWNIREGTYTCSGEFQYLYAIEEGSFPCTCEGWQALVYPEDLPEAVRQMHRAFETGTFLAEWRVRLPDGRVRWLEGRGQLFRDEKGEPERLVGVNIDITSRKDLEHELNQSSIFLELVMEGVSSAIFVLDEWGRFTRLNMAAIRLCGYPCEEILGQPFRMLVDESAAAQLESSLRLVISHGISLEEHECSIVRKDGSLRTLLLNVVPLLDRGRINGMIGSALDDTERRHFETRLQASEEKYRELVQGANSIIIRMDRSGVLTFANQYALKFFGYAEEELVGRPLIDTILPTTDSRGRNMSAMAEAILRNPPAHEQNENENVKRNGERVWISWTNRIIYEKGDFAGILSIGQDVTQRKRVEEALRRNEEWLSMAQAGAGIGIWSWDMQNRKPAFSEQCLGLLGITGEPDSPESLLALLHPEDRDRIRQSMENALRSSCHFKDEFRVTWPDGSVHWIMGRGKVYCDQEGNRRRVTGIVFDISDRKDAEEALERTMEELARSNRELEQFAYVASHDLQEPLRMITGYLQLLERRYKGVLDDKATQYIEFAVDGAARMQKLIEGLLTWSRITTRKEELRTVDTEAVFAGAVANLRAAIAESGADVTREALPSVRGSETQLLQLFQNLLSNALKYRKPGVTPRIHVSARREGMHWFFSISDNGIGIEPRNFHRIFQIFQRLHTREEYPGTGIGLASCKKIVEQHHGRIWVESAPGKGSTFSFTIPIEKG; translated from the coding sequence ATGGGCACCGGCAGCCGCAGGGAACGCAGGCTGGAGAATGAAGCGCAGGAGGCGCTGCGGAAAAACCAGGAGCAGATGCGGCTCCTTCAGAAGATCGGCGGCCTCGGGTTCTTCGAGTGGAATATCAGGGAGGGCACCTACACCTGCTCCGGAGAGTTTCAGTATCTTTACGCCATCGAAGAAGGCAGCTTCCCATGCACCTGCGAAGGCTGGCAGGCTCTCGTGTACCCGGAGGACCTTCCGGAAGCTGTCCGGCAGATGCATCGGGCGTTCGAAACGGGAACATTCCTGGCCGAGTGGCGCGTCCGGCTTCCGGATGGAAGGGTTCGGTGGCTGGAGGGGCGCGGTCAGCTCTTCAGGGACGAAAAGGGGGAGCCGGAACGCCTGGTAGGTGTGAATATCGACATCACCTCCCGCAAAGACCTGGAACACGAACTGAACCAGTCCAGCATCTTTCTCGAACTGGTCATGGAGGGAGTGTCCAGCGCGATCTTCGTCCTGGACGAGTGGGGGCGCTTTACCAGGCTCAACATGGCAGCCATCAGGTTGTGCGGATACCCGTGCGAAGAGATCCTCGGACAACCCTTCCGGATGCTGGTCGACGAATCGGCAGCTGCGCAGCTGGAATCGAGCCTCCGACTCGTGATTTCCCATGGAATCAGCCTGGAAGAACACGAATGCTCCATAGTGCGCAAGGACGGGTCGCTGCGCACGCTTCTTCTGAATGTGGTGCCGCTACTGGACCGTGGGCGCATCAACGGCATGATAGGGTCCGCCCTGGATGATACCGAACGCAGACACTTCGAGACCCGGCTGCAGGCAAGCGAGGAAAAGTACCGGGAACTGGTCCAGGGGGCGAACTCCATCATCATCAGGATGGACAGATCTGGAGTCCTCACTTTCGCCAATCAGTATGCATTGAAATTCTTCGGCTATGCGGAGGAGGAGCTGGTAGGCAGACCCCTCATCGATACGATCCTGCCCACAACCGACAGCCGCGGCAGGAACATGTCGGCAATGGCCGAGGCAATTCTGCGAAATCCACCGGCGCATGAGCAGAACGAAAACGAGAACGTCAAGCGGAACGGGGAAAGGGTCTGGATTTCATGGACCAACAGGATAATTTACGAAAAGGGTGACTTTGCCGGAATCCTCAGCATAGGCCAGGATGTGACCCAGCGGAAGCGGGTTGAAGAGGCGCTGCGCAGGAACGAGGAATGGCTCTCCATGGCCCAGGCGGGAGCAGGCATCGGCATCTGGAGCTGGGACATGCAGAACCGGAAGCCCGCCTTCTCGGAGCAGTGTCTCGGCCTTCTCGGCATCACGGGGGAGCCCGACTCGCCGGAATCCCTGCTGGCCCTTCTCCATCCGGAAGATCGGGACCGTATCCGGCAATCGATGGAGAATGCCCTCCGTTCATCGTGCCATTTCAAGGATGAATTCCGCGTGACGTGGCCCGACGGCTCCGTCCACTGGATCATGGGACGAGGCAAGGTCTACTGCGACCAGGAGGGGAACAGGCGGCGGGTGACGGGGATCGTTTTCGACATCTCCGATCGCAAGGATGCAGAGGAAGCCCTTGAACGGACAATGGAGGAGCTGGCCCGTTCGAACCGTGAACTGGAGCAGTTCGCATACGTGGCGTCACACGACCTGCAGGAGCCGCTCAGGATGATAACTGGTTACCTTCAGCTCCTGGAGCGAAGGTACAAGGGAGTGCTGGACGACAAGGCGACGCAGTACATTGAATTCGCCGTGGACGGCGCAGCACGGATGCAGAAGCTCATCGAAGGCCTTCTCACCTGGTCCCGCATCACTACCCGCAAGGAAGAACTCCGGACGGTGGACACGGAGGCGGTCTTCGCCGGCGCCGTGGCGAACCTGAGGGCCGCCATCGCCGAGAGCGGAGCCGACGTTACCCGGGAGGCACTGCCCAGTGTCCGCGGCTCCGAAACCCAGCTTCTCCAGCTCTTCCAGAATCTTCTCTCAAACGCCCTGAAGTACCGGAAACCGGGAGTGACGCCGAGGATACATGTCTCGGCGCGACGGGAAGGAATGCACTGGTTCTTTTCCATCAGCGACAACGGCATCGGAATCGAGCCCCGGAACTTTCACCGGATATTTCAGATATTCCAGCGGCTCCACACAAGGGAGGAATATCCGGGCACGGGGATCGGCCTGGCATCGTGCAAGAAGATCGTGGAACAGCACCACGGTCGAATCTGGGTTGAATCTGCCCCCGGAAAGGGATCCACCTTCAGCTTCACCATTCCCATCGAGAAGGGATGA
- a CDS encoding ATP-binding protein: MNGNRGTILIAEDSMTQAEQLRHVLEKNGYTAAVARNGREALEKVRQVRPVLIISDIIMPELDGFSLCSGIKKQDDTRDIPVMLLTSLAESHDVLKGLQCGADSFLTKPYDEPYLLSRIRHLLYRPSPSGEPPPANAVELHFQGERYVIRSDRKQILDLLLSVYEAAVRRTGELSEARRNLEALNDELETKVDVRTAQLMAEIEERKQAERELTRYRRQLEELVEKRTEELRETVARLEQSNRDLEQFAYVASHDLQEPLRMVASYMQLLQRRYSERLDEKAETYINYAVDGAARMQKLIEGLLNYSRLSRGAEFTPVNTNAVFEGALANLKRVVQESGGEVNADPLPTVLGDETQLLQLFQNLMANALKYRKPGIPPRVQVSAHREGAEWVFSVRDNGIGIEPQHKERIFQIFQRLHTLEEYPGTGIGLASCKKIVERHHGRMWVEAEPGAGSTFLFSLPAKGADGDIDGEIPGSFN; this comes from the coding sequence GTGAACGGAAACAGGGGAACGATTCTGATAGCCGAAGACAGCATGACCCAGGCGGAACAGCTGCGGCACGTACTGGAAAAGAACGGCTATACGGCTGCGGTGGCCCGAAACGGCCGGGAAGCCCTGGAAAAGGTCCGGCAGGTCAGGCCCGTTCTCATCATAAGCGATATCATCATGCCGGAGCTGGACGGATTCAGCCTCTGCTCAGGCATCAAGAAGCAGGATGACACCAGAGATATCCCGGTTATGCTCCTCACCTCCCTTGCGGAGTCACATGACGTGCTGAAGGGATTGCAGTGCGGCGCCGACAGCTTTCTCACGAAGCCGTACGACGAGCCCTACCTCCTGAGCCGCATCAGACACCTGCTCTACAGGCCTTCCCCCTCGGGAGAGCCCCCTCCGGCAAACGCTGTAGAGCTTCATTTCCAAGGGGAGCGCTACGTCATCAGGTCCGACAGGAAGCAGATACTCGACCTCCTTCTGTCGGTCTATGAAGCCGCGGTGCGCCGCACGGGGGAGCTATCGGAAGCCCGCCGCAATCTCGAAGCCCTGAACGACGAGCTGGAAACAAAGGTGGATGTACGGACGGCACAGCTCATGGCGGAGATAGAAGAACGGAAACAGGCAGAGCGGGAGCTCACCAGGTACCGGCGGCAGCTCGAAGAGCTGGTGGAAAAACGGACGGAGGAACTGCGCGAGACGGTCGCGCGGCTGGAGCAATCCAACCGGGACCTGGAGCAGTTTGCCTACGTTGCCTCACACGACCTTCAGGAACCGCTCCGCATGGTGGCGAGCTACATGCAGCTGCTCCAGCGCAGATACAGTGAGCGGCTTGACGAGAAGGCGGAAACCTACATCAATTATGCCGTCGACGGCGCCGCCCGGATGCAGAAACTCATCGAGGGACTCCTGAACTATTCCCGTCTCAGCCGGGGCGCCGAATTTACCCCGGTAAACACCAATGCGGTCTTCGAAGGAGCACTCGCAAACCTGAAGAGGGTAGTTCAGGAATCGGGGGGGGAGGTAAACGCCGATCCGCTCCCCACGGTGCTCGGGGATGAAACCCAGCTCCTTCAGCTCTTCCAGAACCTGATGGCCAACGCCCTGAAATACCGGAAACCGGGCATCCCCCCGCGGGTGCAAGTCTCTGCACACCGTGAGGGGGCGGAATGGGTGTTCTCGGTGAGGGACAACGGCATCGGGATCGAGCCACAGCACAAAGAGCGGATCTTCCAGATATTCCAGCGCCTCCACACCCTGGAGGAGTACCCGGGCACCGGCATAGGACTCGCTTCCTGCAAAAAGATCGTCGAACGCCACCACGGCCGGATGTGGGTCGAGGCTGAACCGGGTGCGGGAAGTACATTCCTTTTCTCGCTGCCGGCAAAAGGAGCAGATGGAGATATCGACGGAGAAATTCCTGGCAGTTTCAATTGA